A genome region from Microbacterium sp. CGR2 includes the following:
- a CDS encoding glycosyl hydrolase 2 galactose-binding domain-containing protein — MMLERKTLHEGWTVAAGRGPVPDHIRDAGAVPASVPGSVHTDLLAGGLIPDPYLDENEKTQAWIGITDWTYRTVFDVQPGDAHQELVFQGLDTIAKVRLNGVELGETRNMHRTHRFDVSASVVDGSNELVVEFASPVRAADAASLALGYRPHTNHHPYNAIRKMACSFGWDWGIDTSTSGIWRPVTLESWSDARFGDARIAGVRIDGEARLQVAVPVRGTASRIRLRVAGVVHEADIVDGWARVDIAVPGAELWWPRGHGAQPLYDLEVDLLSSAGEVLDRLTRRIGFRSAEVRLEPDADGTAFTIVVNDRPILVRGANWIPEDAFPHRVDRDRYARRLAQAEFAGINLIRVWGGGIYESEDFYAECDERGILTWQDFLLACAAYAEEEPLWSEFEAEAAEAIARLGAHPSLVVLNGNNENIWGYQDWNWPQRLDGRTWGAGYYYDLFPKLVADIAPHVPYTPGSPFSPDRDMHQNDASNGTTHVWDLWNVKDWPHYRDHRPRFVAEFGWQGPPTWSALVAAIGDDPLTPESPGMLVHQKAAKGNDKLTDGLTAHVPLPNDMADWHWAMSLNQAVAVRTAIEWWRSLTPHCTGTIMWQLNDCWPVTSWAAVDGAERRKPLLYALKHAHRERLLTVQPDGGALVLSAVNDTADRWTGEVVVERRSFVGGVLATERIAIDVAPRSAWRDALPDAISTAGDPTQELVVARLEDDVAHAFFAEARDSQLAAAELDVAAHPTSTGWTLEVTAHSLVRELTFLVDRLDPEAIADDALVTLLPGERATLTVSGATDAAASDFAMTPVLRTLNDLVQGGV, encoded by the coding sequence ATGATGCTCGAGCGCAAGACGCTGCACGAGGGGTGGACGGTCGCCGCGGGCCGCGGCCCGGTGCCGGATCACATTCGCGACGCCGGTGCCGTGCCGGCATCCGTCCCGGGCTCCGTGCACACCGATCTCCTGGCCGGCGGACTCATTCCGGACCCGTATCTCGATGAGAACGAGAAGACCCAGGCGTGGATCGGCATCACCGACTGGACCTATCGGACGGTCTTCGATGTGCAGCCGGGTGACGCGCACCAGGAACTCGTCTTCCAGGGCCTCGACACCATCGCGAAGGTTCGCCTGAACGGCGTCGAGCTCGGTGAGACGCGCAACATGCATCGCACACACCGCTTCGACGTCTCGGCCTCTGTCGTCGACGGGTCGAACGAGCTCGTGGTGGAGTTCGCATCGCCGGTTCGAGCGGCGGATGCGGCCAGTCTCGCGCTCGGCTATCGTCCGCATACGAACCATCACCCGTACAACGCCATCCGCAAGATGGCCTGCAGCTTCGGATGGGACTGGGGAATCGACACGTCGACGTCGGGAATCTGGCGTCCGGTCACCCTGGAGAGCTGGTCGGACGCCCGCTTCGGCGACGCCCGGATCGCGGGAGTCCGCATCGACGGCGAGGCGAGGCTGCAGGTGGCGGTGCCCGTGCGCGGCACGGCCTCCCGGATTCGGCTGCGCGTCGCGGGTGTCGTACACGAGGCGGACATCGTCGACGGTTGGGCCCGCGTCGACATCGCCGTGCCCGGTGCCGAGTTGTGGTGGCCACGAGGTCACGGCGCGCAGCCGCTGTACGACCTGGAAGTAGACCTGCTCTCGTCGGCCGGTGAAGTCCTGGACCGCCTGACACGGCGTATCGGCTTCCGCAGCGCCGAAGTGCGGCTGGAGCCGGATGCCGACGGCACCGCCTTCACCATCGTGGTCAACGACCGTCCGATCCTCGTGCGCGGCGCGAACTGGATCCCTGAGGACGCGTTCCCGCACCGCGTCGACCGGGATCGATACGCGCGGCGCCTCGCTCAGGCCGAGTTCGCGGGCATCAACCTCATCCGCGTCTGGGGTGGGGGCATCTACGAGTCCGAGGATTTCTACGCCGAGTGCGACGAGCGCGGCATCCTCACCTGGCAGGATTTCCTGCTCGCGTGCGCGGCGTATGCCGAGGAAGAGCCCCTGTGGAGCGAGTTCGAGGCCGAAGCGGCCGAGGCCATCGCGCGCCTGGGCGCCCACCCGTCGCTGGTGGTCCTCAACGGCAACAACGAGAACATCTGGGGCTATCAGGACTGGAACTGGCCGCAGCGTCTGGATGGGCGCACGTGGGGAGCGGGCTATTACTACGACCTGTTCCCGAAGCTGGTGGCCGATATCGCGCCGCATGTGCCGTACACGCCCGGCAGTCCGTTCTCGCCCGACCGTGACATGCACCAGAACGACGCATCGAACGGCACGACCCATGTGTGGGACCTCTGGAACGTCAAGGACTGGCCCCACTACCGAGACCACCGGCCGCGATTCGTCGCGGAGTTCGGGTGGCAGGGGCCGCCCACGTGGAGCGCGCTCGTGGCGGCGATCGGAGACGATCCGCTCACGCCGGAGTCGCCGGGGATGCTCGTGCACCAGAAGGCCGCCAAGGGGAATGACAAGCTCACCGACGGTCTGACAGCTCATGTGCCGCTGCCGAACGACATGGCCGACTGGCACTGGGCGATGTCGCTGAACCAGGCGGTCGCCGTGCGAACGGCCATCGAGTGGTGGCGGTCCTTGACCCCGCACTGCACCGGCACGATCATGTGGCAGCTGAACGACTGCTGGCCGGTGACCTCCTGGGCGGCCGTTGATGGCGCCGAACGGCGCAAGCCCCTGCTCTACGCTCTCAAGCACGCACATCGAGAACGCCTGCTGACGGTTCAACCCGACGGCGGCGCTCTCGTGCTGTCCGCCGTGAACGACACCGCTGACCGTTGGACGGGAGAGGTGGTCGTCGAACGTCGGTCGTTCGTCGGGGGAGTCCTCGCCACGGAGCGGATCGCGATCGATGTCGCACCGCGTTCCGCCTGGCGAGATGCCCTGCCCGACGCGATCAGCACCGCCGGCGATCCGACGCAGGAACTCGTCGTCGCGCGCCTGGAGGACGACGTCGCGCACGCCTTCTTCGCCGAGGCACGTGATTCACAGCTCGCAGCGGCGGAGCTCGATGTGGCCGCACACCCGACGAGTACCGGATGGACTCTCGAGGTGACCGCCCATTCGCTCGTGCGTGAACTCACTTTCCTGGTGGATCGCCTCGACCCGGAAGCGATCGCGGACGACGCCCTCGTGACGCTCCTTCCCGGCGAGCGCGCGACACTCACGGTGAGCGGAGCGACGGATGCCGCGGCATCCGACTTCGCCATGACACCCGTGCTGCGCACGCTCAACGACCTGGTGCAGGGCGGCGTGTGA
- a CDS encoding alpha-galactosidase produces MHDSLIHFSSAGMSLLVHVGGDDLPAIVHWGAALGPLTDAEARTLASASIEPVVPNAIDVPIRLAVIPEGWRGWTGKPGIEGHRAGSDWSPRFRPTQVSLDDAPVAPGLVEVAAGVIIVEAVDPEAELALALHLELTESGVVRAKAVLRNTGAGDYDVAALNVAFPIPPVAREILDFAGRWGKERVPQRSPLVVGIHEREGRKGRTGADAATVLSVGVPGFGFGAGEVWGVHVGFSGNHRSYAERLFSGVQVVGGGELLLPGEVRLRTGEEYFSPWIYGVYGNGLDEQASRLHRMLRAREVHPRHPRPVTLNVWEAVYFDHDRDRLFDLAERAAPLGIERFVLDDGWFRGRRDDSAGLGDWYVDEEVWPEGLAPLAEHVRELGMEFGLWFEPEMINPDSDLAREHPEWILAVAGRTPVLARNQLVLDLGRDEAYEHVLERMTAVLEATAVSYIKWDHNRDLVDAGHGVHGVPGVHAQTLATYRLMAELKRRFPSLEIESCSSGGARVDLGIIEHTDRVWVSDCIDPLDRQQMNRWTMQLLPPEMLGSHVASGVSHSTGRSHTLGFRAASAMYGHFGVEWDLAAATEDEVRELGAWIEAHKSYRELLHTGDMVRVDTSDPTLNLYGAVASDRSAALFVLASVGRSEVAPLGRFTLRGLDPDRRYRVRPVTPGGAPRGLIAPPWFGDDDNGVELSGRALMTAGLHTPAMYPESAILLDVSATT; encoded by the coding sequence ATGCACGATTCCCTCATCCACTTCTCGTCAGCGGGCATGTCACTCCTTGTGCATGTCGGAGGCGATGACCTTCCCGCCATCGTCCACTGGGGTGCGGCCCTGGGCCCCCTCACGGATGCGGAGGCGCGGACGCTCGCGTCGGCGTCGATCGAGCCGGTCGTCCCGAACGCGATCGACGTCCCGATCCGACTCGCCGTCATCCCCGAGGGGTGGCGCGGGTGGACGGGCAAACCGGGGATCGAGGGGCATCGGGCCGGTTCCGACTGGTCGCCGAGGTTCCGGCCCACGCAGGTGAGCCTCGACGATGCTCCCGTTGCGCCGGGGCTCGTCGAGGTCGCCGCGGGCGTCATCATCGTCGAAGCGGTGGATCCCGAAGCGGAGCTCGCCCTCGCCCTGCACCTCGAACTCACCGAGTCGGGAGTGGTGCGGGCAAAGGCGGTGCTGCGCAACACCGGGGCGGGCGACTACGACGTCGCGGCGCTGAACGTCGCGTTTCCGATCCCGCCCGTGGCGCGGGAGATCCTCGACTTCGCCGGTCGCTGGGGCAAGGAGCGCGTGCCCCAGCGCAGCCCGCTGGTCGTCGGCATCCACGAGCGTGAGGGCCGGAAGGGGCGGACCGGTGCGGATGCCGCGACGGTGCTCTCTGTCGGCGTGCCGGGTTTCGGCTTCGGCGCGGGTGAGGTCTGGGGGGTCCACGTGGGCTTCAGCGGGAACCATCGGTCGTACGCCGAGCGGCTGTTCTCCGGCGTGCAGGTGGTCGGCGGAGGCGAGCTTCTCCTCCCCGGTGAAGTTCGGCTGCGCACCGGCGAGGAGTACTTCTCGCCGTGGATCTACGGCGTGTACGGGAACGGGCTCGACGAGCAGGCGTCACGGCTGCACCGGATGCTGCGGGCCCGGGAGGTGCACCCGCGGCATCCGCGCCCGGTGACTCTCAACGTGTGGGAGGCCGTGTATTTCGATCACGACCGCGACCGCCTGTTCGATCTGGCAGAGCGGGCGGCGCCGCTCGGCATCGAGCGCTTCGTCCTCGACGACGGCTGGTTCCGCGGTCGCAGGGACGATTCCGCCGGGCTCGGCGACTGGTACGTGGATGAGGAGGTCTGGCCAGAGGGCTTGGCACCCCTGGCCGAGCACGTCCGCGAATTGGGGATGGAGTTCGGTCTGTGGTTCGAGCCCGAGATGATCAACCCCGACTCCGACCTGGCACGCGAGCATCCGGAATGGATCCTTGCGGTGGCGGGACGAACACCGGTGCTCGCACGCAACCAGCTCGTTCTCGATCTGGGCCGGGATGAGGCGTACGAGCATGTGCTCGAGCGGATGACCGCCGTCCTCGAGGCCACCGCCGTGTCCTACATCAAATGGGACCACAACCGCGATCTCGTCGACGCGGGGCATGGCGTGCACGGGGTGCCGGGCGTCCATGCGCAGACCCTGGCGACCTACCGTCTGATGGCCGAACTGAAGAGGCGATTCCCTTCCCTCGAGATCGAGTCGTGCTCCTCCGGAGGGGCGCGCGTCGACCTCGGCATCATCGAACACACCGACCGCGTCTGGGTGTCGGACTGCATCGACCCGCTGGACCGCCAGCAGATGAATCGGTGGACGATGCAGCTGCTCCCGCCGGAGATGCTCGGCTCGCACGTCGCATCCGGCGTCTCGCACTCGACCGGTCGCTCGCACACCCTGGGATTCCGTGCCGCATCGGCGATGTACGGGCACTTCGGGGTCGAATGGGACCTCGCGGCCGCCACGGAGGACGAGGTGCGCGAGCTCGGCGCGTGGATCGAGGCTCACAAGTCGTACCGTGAACTCCTCCACACCGGCGACATGGTTCGGGTCGACACCTCCGACCCGACCCTCAATCTCTACGGTGCCGTCGCGAGCGACAGGAGCGCGGCGTTGTTCGTGCTTGCCAGCGTCGGCAGGTCGGAAGTCGCGCCGCTCGGCCGCTTCACGCTTCGCGGTCTCGACCCCGATCGACGCTACCGGGTGCGACCCGTCACCCCGGGCGGCGCCCCGCGCGGTCTCATCGCGCCGCCCTGGTTCGGCGACGATGACAACGGGGTGGAGCTGAGCGGGCGTGCGCTGATGACGGCCGGGCTGCACACGCCGGCGATGTACCCCGAATCGGCGATCCTCCTCGACGTGAGTGCGACCACGTGA
- a CDS encoding sugar ABC transporter substrate-binding protein, with protein sequence MTRQRSLFTAAAAVAASTIVLVGCSSGAGGGGDGAAVELDYWVWDANQQPGYEECVAAFTEANPGISVKTTQYGWDDYWSTLTAGLVSGDGPDVFVNHLSYYPGLAAKGQLLAIDDAVEAEDVDLAIYREGLAELWVGQDDKRYGLPKDYDTVAVFANSEMLESAGVTKEQLDAAEWNPEDGGTWEQIIASLTVDTNGVHGNEPGFDKDSIAVYGLGLNASGGGNGQTEWSQYAFSNDWTHTDENPWGEEFNYGDPEFVETIGWFQSLAEKGYMPTFQIASSGIGQIDAYGAGKYAMVTEGSWNTRAYVGLEGVTTAIAPVPAGPNGERASMFNGLADSVAATTAHPEEAKQLAVFLASKECQDITAAKGIAFPAVESSADISREAFADAGIDTAPFEVPIEEGSTYLAPVAENWAELQAIMGPAMDAILSLQADASTLVEANEQVNDLFR encoded by the coding sequence ATGACACGGCAAAGAAGTCTGTTCACTGCGGCAGCCGCAGTCGCGGCATCCACCATCGTTCTCGTCGGCTGCAGCAGCGGGGCAGGCGGCGGAGGCGATGGCGCCGCCGTCGAGTTGGACTACTGGGTGTGGGATGCCAACCAGCAGCCCGGCTACGAGGAATGTGTCGCCGCATTCACCGAGGCGAACCCCGGCATCAGCGTGAAGACGACGCAGTACGGCTGGGACGACTACTGGTCGACCCTGACCGCCGGACTCGTCTCCGGCGACGGGCCGGACGTGTTCGTCAACCATCTGAGCTACTACCCGGGCCTCGCCGCCAAAGGCCAGCTGCTCGCCATCGACGATGCCGTCGAGGCGGAGGACGTCGACCTGGCCATCTATCGCGAGGGCCTCGCGGAGCTGTGGGTAGGTCAGGACGACAAGCGCTACGGACTGCCGAAGGACTACGACACGGTCGCCGTCTTCGCGAACAGCGAGATGCTGGAGAGTGCCGGGGTCACGAAGGAGCAGCTCGACGCTGCGGAGTGGAACCCGGAAGACGGTGGCACATGGGAGCAGATCATCGCCAGCCTGACCGTCGACACGAACGGCGTCCATGGGAACGAGCCCGGGTTCGACAAGGACTCGATCGCCGTCTACGGTCTGGGCCTCAACGCCTCCGGAGGAGGAAACGGTCAGACCGAGTGGAGCCAGTACGCGTTCAGCAACGACTGGACCCACACCGATGAGAACCCGTGGGGTGAAGAGTTCAACTACGGCGACCCGGAGTTCGTCGAGACGATCGGCTGGTTCCAGTCGCTCGCTGAGAAGGGGTACATGCCCACGTTCCAGATCGCGTCGTCCGGCATCGGCCAGATCGACGCATACGGCGCGGGCAAGTACGCGATGGTGACCGAGGGATCGTGGAACACCCGCGCGTACGTCGGCCTCGAGGGCGTCACGACGGCCATCGCCCCGGTGCCGGCAGGGCCGAACGGCGAGCGCGCATCGATGTTCAACGGCCTGGCCGACTCCGTCGCCGCGACGACCGCCCACCCGGAGGAGGCAAAGCAGCTCGCCGTGTTCCTCGCATCGAAGGAGTGCCAGGACATCACCGCCGCGAAGGGAATCGCCTTCCCGGCCGTGGAATCCTCGGCCGACATCTCCCGCGAGGCATTCGCTGACGCAGGGATCGACACTGCGCCGTTCGAGGTGCCGATCGAAGAGGGCAGCACCTACCTGGCACCCGTCGCAGAGAACTGGGCGGAACTTCAGGCCATCATGGGCCCGGCGATGGACGCCATCCTGAGCCTGCAGGCTGATGCGTCGACCCTCGTCGAAGCCAACGAACAGGTCAACGATCTCTTCCGCTAG
- a CDS encoding carbohydrate ABC transporter permease — translation MSVPPTLPIEPAPLAPVNDTDPAPTKPIGTVSSPVRGRPRLRGRIGRVLAWAFLIASLVLTLFPFYWMLRTSFSSNAALAANSGNLLPAEFSLGGWKRVLGLATPEEALADGGSGASLDFWLYLRNSIIVATITTVVQTFFCALAAYAFARLRWPGRDAMLFLFLTALMIPPIFTTLPNFILIRDLGLLNTFLGIMLPSLLMAPFSIFFLRQFFLGIPKELEEAARLDGAGYARTFFQVVAPISSAPIMTLAILTYIGTWNEYFWPLLVGRSEEVRVLTVALGVFRSQTPQGSPDWAGLMAATLISALPIIILFALMGKRVINSIGFSGLK, via the coding sequence ATGTCCGTCCCGCCCACCCTTCCCATCGAACCGGCGCCGCTCGCCCCTGTGAACGACACCGACCCCGCCCCGACCAAGCCGATCGGCACCGTCTCCTCGCCGGTCCGCGGGCGGCCGAGGCTGCGTGGTCGCATCGGCCGCGTCCTCGCCTGGGCCTTCCTCATCGCATCGCTCGTGCTGACGCTCTTCCCCTTCTACTGGATGCTGCGCACGTCGTTCTCGTCCAACGCCGCTCTCGCCGCCAACTCCGGGAACCTGCTGCCCGCAGAATTCAGCCTCGGCGGGTGGAAGCGCGTCCTCGGGTTGGCGACGCCGGAGGAGGCGCTCGCCGATGGCGGGTCGGGAGCATCCCTCGACTTCTGGTTGTACCTGCGCAACTCGATCATCGTGGCGACGATCACCACCGTCGTCCAGACGTTCTTCTGCGCGCTCGCCGCTTACGCCTTCGCGCGCCTGCGCTGGCCGGGGCGGGACGCGATGCTCTTCCTGTTCCTGACAGCCCTCATGATCCCGCCGATCTTCACCACGCTGCCCAACTTCATCCTCATCCGCGACCTGGGACTGCTGAACACCTTCCTCGGGATCATGCTGCCCTCGCTGCTCATGGCGCCGTTCTCGATCTTCTTCCTGCGGCAGTTCTTCCTGGGCATCCCGAAAGAGCTCGAAGAAGCGGCACGACTGGACGGTGCGGGATATGCACGCACCTTCTTCCAGGTGGTCGCGCCCATCTCGAGTGCGCCCATCATGACTCTCGCGATCCTCACCTACATCGGCACCTGGAACGAGTACTTCTGGCCGCTGCTGGTCGGCCGATCCGAAGAGGTGCGGGTGCTGACCGTGGCACTCGGGGTCTTCCGATCGCAGACACCTCAGGGCAGCCCCGACTGGGCTGGACTCATGGCCGCGACACTCATCTCGGCGCTCCCGATCATCATCCTCTTCGCGCTCATGGGCAAGCGCGTCATCAACTCGATCGGGTTCTCCGGTCTCAAGTGA
- a CDS encoding carbohydrate ABC transporter permease translates to MATTMTSPAREHTRRPAHPARPRRRWSREALVAMLFVAPAALGFAVFTLVPAIRGFYYSFTDYDVFQPESFVGTANYERMIADPVFWNSLVVTLQYVVINIVFQTIFALVLAVLMHRLTQSLVVRGIILGPYLVANVIVALVWFWILDYQIGIGNQFIEWLGLDRLAFFGDPALAIPTIAFINVWRHVGYTALLIFAGLQMIPKEMYEASAIDGAGEWKTFWRITVPLLRPVLAVVLVVSIIGSFQIFDTVAVTTQGGPVNATRVIYYYIYDLAFNRYEFGYASAVSVALFLILAGVSLLQLRLTRANQSDLA, encoded by the coding sequence ATGGCAACGACGATGACGTCGCCGGCGCGAGAGCACACCCGCAGGCCCGCGCACCCCGCGCGGCCCCGCCGCAGATGGTCGAGAGAGGCCCTCGTCGCGATGCTCTTCGTCGCACCGGCCGCCCTGGGCTTCGCGGTCTTCACGCTCGTTCCCGCCATCCGCGGGTTCTACTACTCGTTCACCGACTACGACGTCTTCCAGCCGGAGAGCTTCGTCGGGACTGCCAACTACGAACGGATGATCGCCGACCCGGTCTTCTGGAACTCCCTGGTGGTGACCCTGCAGTACGTCGTCATCAACATCGTCTTCCAGACGATCTTCGCTCTGGTGCTCGCCGTTTTGATGCACCGCCTCACGCAATCGCTGGTCGTCCGTGGAATCATCCTGGGCCCCTACCTGGTCGCCAACGTCATCGTCGCCCTGGTCTGGTTCTGGATCCTCGACTACCAGATCGGCATAGGCAACCAGTTCATCGAGTGGCTGGGTCTGGATCGGCTCGCGTTCTTCGGCGACCCCGCCCTGGCCATCCCGACGATCGCCTTCATCAACGTCTGGCGTCACGTGGGCTACACCGCACTGCTCATTTTCGCCGGGCTGCAGATGATCCCGAAGGAAATGTACGAGGCATCCGCGATCGATGGTGCCGGCGAGTGGAAGACCTTCTGGCGGATCACCGTGCCACTGCTGCGTCCGGTCCTCGCCGTTGTTCTCGTCGTCAGCATCATCGGATCGTTCCAGATCTTCGACACGGTCGCGGTCACGACCCAGGGCGGACCCGTCAACGCCACGCGCGTCATTTACTACTACATCTACGATCTCGCGTTCAACCGCTACGAGTTCGGGTACGCGTCCGCTGTCTCCGTCGCGCTCTTCCTCATCCTCGCGGGAGTCAGCCTGCTGCAACTGCGGCTGACCCGTGCGAACCAGTCGGATCTGGCATGA
- a CDS encoding ROK family transcriptional regulator, producing the protein MIARGRPGAWPTMSAASRAVLREIVVHGALPRAELAARLGLSKPSLTRITRSLVDEDFLLEGGTELRSGLGRPSELLHLKADSRRFVGFKLTGDHLYAVVSDLGATVVDTHDEPLVDRSVPSVLNQISQVVAAFEKEWGPLTALGVALAGTIQGAGRSRIVRESAFLGWADVPLLRLLEDATGLPCSVDNDVQALTAAEHWFGAGAGLRTMAVITVGVGIGCGLVVNDELVEGAHGTPGNMSHIIVNPAGPYCDRGHRGCASSYLTSSAIAGALPRDAGGERTYEHALEQARAGRPSALQAFADAGFALGCIIGTVANLIDPAKVILSGDGLAVFEFADADVWRGIRQTYHEDLDQVDVDVQPFDFGEWARGGAVLAIRNAISP; encoded by the coding sequence GTGATCGCACGCGGCAGACCCGGGGCGTGGCCGACGATGTCCGCGGCCAGTCGCGCGGTGCTGCGGGAGATCGTCGTTCACGGCGCTCTGCCGCGCGCTGAGCTCGCCGCCCGCCTCGGCCTGTCGAAGCCGAGCCTCACCCGCATCACGCGCTCGCTCGTCGACGAGGACTTTCTGCTCGAGGGCGGCACCGAACTGCGGAGCGGTCTGGGACGCCCGTCGGAGCTGCTCCACCTCAAGGCGGATTCTCGACGGTTCGTCGGGTTCAAACTGACAGGGGACCATCTCTACGCCGTGGTGAGCGACCTGGGCGCGACGGTGGTCGACACGCACGACGAACCGCTGGTCGACCGCTCGGTGCCGAGCGTACTGAATCAGATCTCGCAGGTGGTCGCAGCCTTCGAGAAGGAATGGGGGCCACTCACCGCTCTCGGCGTGGCCCTCGCCGGAACGATCCAAGGGGCTGGTCGCTCACGCATCGTGCGCGAGTCGGCGTTCCTCGGCTGGGCGGACGTCCCTCTTCTCCGCCTGTTGGAGGATGCGACGGGACTCCCCTGCTCCGTCGACAACGACGTGCAGGCACTCACCGCTGCTGAGCACTGGTTCGGGGCGGGAGCGGGACTGCGCACGATGGCGGTGATCACCGTCGGTGTGGGCATCGGGTGCGGGTTGGTGGTCAACGACGAACTCGTCGAGGGCGCTCACGGAACGCCCGGCAACATGAGCCACATCATCGTCAACCCCGCCGGGCCCTACTGCGACCGCGGCCACCGCGGCTGTGCCTCGAGCTACCTGACGAGCTCGGCGATCGCGGGCGCGCTCCCCCGTGACGCGGGCGGGGAACGGACGTACGAGCACGCTCTCGAGCAGGCTCGCGCCGGACGGCCGTCAGCGCTCCAGGCATTCGCCGACGCGGGTTTCGCGTTGGGTTGCATCATCGGCACCGTGGCGAACCTCATCGACCCGGCGAAGGTCATCCTCTCCGGTGATGGGCTGGCCGTGTTCGAGTTCGCGGACGCGGACGTGTGGCGCGGCATCCGTCAGACCTATCACGAGGACCTCGACCAGGTGGACGTCGACGTGCAGCCCTTCGACTTCGGGGAGTGGGCGCGCGGGGGCGCGGTCCTCGCCATCCGCAACGCCATCAGCCCGTAG
- a CDS encoding FAD/NAD(P)-binding protein, with protein MFVPKRARSGSLSKGKIREGDLRIAVVGVGAAGLATALSLSESAPESLDLTLFDPGLGDPRRSGRGLAYQEDHREPLLNAPSSMMSVRAGDEADFSRWLRRTGRDPDGFVPRPVFGAYLADTFESLKRQWIPRNGTLHCVPFRVTSVARSVDRGLAVSTATARFEYFDAVFLCVGWDESGTTDGVTIPAYPLDDTVLRALGTSHVGIVGTGLTAVDVARALLSHGYGGRITLASRRGMLPGTRAAGQITPKVLTRDRLRTMSTLDLRTLLQQIQFEADAHGICLDTPRRILHGDLTPLQALQADSRTERSWRSLFVALCDEAMADAWNLLDHESRKAFRRWFHPYFQSWCNPMPPSTAKELTDAMISGQLSVKAGLRRVESKALSCRSGDVQAADLVISAHRNAARGFADTRSPLIQSLIDAGLARRDTFGGLRVRYGTWQLIGEGGAWSPIYAVGSLAQSARYYVNALDGILRTVPEAVSDAIRALGAAA; from the coding sequence ATGTTCGTCCCGAAGCGCGCCCGGTCAGGTTCCCTTTCGAAGGGAAAGATCAGAGAGGGTGATTTGCGTATTGCTGTAGTGGGTGTGGGAGCTGCTGGTCTCGCGACTGCTCTCTCTTTGTCGGAAAGTGCGCCCGAGTCGCTCGACCTCACACTTTTCGACCCGGGACTCGGTGATCCTCGGCGGTCGGGGCGGGGCCTTGCCTACCAAGAGGATCACAGGGAACCGTTACTCAACGCTCCCAGTTCGATGATGTCCGTCCGCGCGGGTGACGAAGCCGACTTCTCGCGATGGCTACGCCGCACTGGGCGCGATCCGGACGGCTTCGTGCCGCGTCCCGTGTTCGGAGCGTACTTGGCGGACACCTTTGAGTCGCTGAAGCGCCAATGGATCCCCCGAAACGGGACGCTACACTGCGTGCCTTTCCGAGTGACGTCGGTCGCACGGTCGGTTGACCGGGGCCTTGCGGTCTCGACTGCGACCGCGCGGTTCGAGTACTTCGACGCTGTTTTTCTCTGCGTCGGCTGGGACGAGAGCGGAACCACCGATGGTGTCACCATCCCTGCCTATCCGCTCGACGACACCGTGCTCCGGGCGCTCGGCACGTCACATGTCGGCATTGTCGGCACCGGCCTCACGGCGGTCGATGTCGCGCGCGCCCTCCTATCGCATGGATATGGCGGACGAATCACACTCGCTTCACGGCGGGGGATGCTTCCAGGGACGCGGGCGGCAGGACAAATCACGCCGAAGGTCTTGACTCGAGACCGCCTGCGAACGATGTCCACTCTTGACTTGCGAACCCTCCTTCAACAGATTCAGTTCGAGGCAGACGCTCATGGGATCTGCCTCGACACGCCGCGGCGTATTCTCCACGGAGACCTCACGCCGCTACAAGCACTCCAGGCCGACTCTCGAACGGAACGCAGCTGGCGCAGCCTCTTCGTCGCGCTCTGCGACGAAGCCATGGCTGACGCGTGGAACCTGCTTGACCACGAAAGTCGCAAGGCGTTTCGGCGGTGGTTCCATCCCTACTTTCAATCTTGGTGCAACCCGATGCCACCCTCGACAGCGAAGGAACTCACTGACGCGATGATCTCGGGTCAGCTGAGCGTGAAAGCGGGACTACGTCGAGTCGAGAGCAAAGCTCTGAGTTGCCGGAGCGGAGACGTTCAGGCCGCCGATCTGGTCATCTCGGCACACCGCAACGCGGCCCGAGGCTTCGCCGACACGCGTAGCCCGCTTATCCAGAGCTTGATTGACGCAGGCCTCGCCCGGCGAGACACCTTCGGGGGGCTGCGCGTGAGATACGGAACATGGCAACTGATCGGGGAGGGCGGTGCCTGGTCACCGATCTACGCAGTGGGGAGTCTTGCTCAGAGTGCCAGGTACTACGTCAATGCTCTCGATGGCATCCTCCGCACTGTGCCTGAAGCGGTCAGCGATGCGATTCGGGCCCTCGGCGCTGCAGCTTGA